The following coding sequences lie in one Rutidosis leptorrhynchoides isolate AG116_Rl617_1_P2 chromosome 6, CSIRO_AGI_Rlap_v1, whole genome shotgun sequence genomic window:
- the LOC139852036 gene encoding protein LIKE COV 1-like, translated as MGDAKLPVIISREKDRELLIPVANDNDEDKDDDDDVNSSKPCCSSSAQSSHHAGRETFVKLLRSWASKKFMTGCVILLPIAITFYITWWFIHFVDGFFSPIYDHLGINIFGLGFITSITFIFLIGVFMSSWLGASVLSLGEWVIKRMPFISHIYNASKQISAAISPDQNTQAFKEVAIISHPRIGEYAFGFITSSVTLQKFLGDEELCTVYVPTNHLYIGDIFLVNSKDVIRPNLSVREGIEIVVSGGMSMPRILSTMDSNIPRKNRTSEELSRY; from the exons ATGGGGGATGCAAAATTGCCAGTGATTATTAGCAGAGAAAAAGATCGTGAACTTTTAATACCAGTTGCTAATGATAATGATGaggataaggatgatgatgatgatgttaattcTTCAAAACCTTGTTGTTCTTCGTCAGCTCAATCATCTCATCATGCTGGTCGTGAG ACTTTCGTCAAACTTTTAAGGAGTTGGGCTTCTAAAAAGTTTATGACTGGATG TGTCATACTATTACCAATTGCTATTACTTTCTACATTACATGGTGGTTTATACATTTTGTTGATGGGTTTTTCTCTCCAATCTATGATCATCTGGGCATAAATATATTTG GCTTGGGGTTTATAACCTCGATAACTTTCATATTTCTGATCGGAGTGTTCATGTCGTCATGGTTGGGTGCATCGGTTCTCAGTCTTGGAGAATGGGTCATCAAACGAATGCCTTTTATCAGTCATATTTACAATGCTTCTAAGCAGATCAGTGCGGCAATTTCTCCCG ATCAGAACACACAAGCCTTCAAGGAAGTTGCCATAATTAGTCATCCTCGTATTGGTGAATATGCATTTGGGTTTATTACTTCATCAGTCACTCTCCAG AAATTTTTGGGGGACGAGGAGCTATGTACGGTTTATGTTCCGACAAATCATCTTTACATTGGTGATATATTTTTAGTGAACTCCAAAGACGTTATCAGACCAAATTTATCTGTCCGTGAAGGAATTG AAATTGTAGTATCTGGTGGCATGTCAATGCCACGGATACTTTCAACGATGGATTCAAACATACCTAGAAAAAACAGAACATCAGAAGAATTGTCAAGATATTAG